DNA sequence from the Methanococcus maripaludis genome:
ATTGCTAAATTACCATCAGGCCTGACTAAAATCCTGTGAATTGATGCATTTACTCCTTCGTCTTTATCTTTTACAATAACTACACCTGATGTAAGGTATGGACCCGCATCTTTTCCGTAGTATGTTGGAATTGGGTATTCATGAATTTTTTCCAAATCATCATCAATATAAAGTTTTTCTAAACTTTCATCAACGATTAATTCCCCATTTTTTTCATTGTTCATGGATTCAACCATGTGTTTCATTAAATCTTCTTTTTCAATGCCAAGACTCTCTGCAATAACTTCTCTTGTACACAAGTTTCCAATAACTGGGTATCCATTTACATCTTTAATAAAAACTGGTTTATCGTCATTTTCTTTTAAAATTCTTGAAACTCCAAATTTTTTGGTAGATTTTTCAAAAACAAGTTTTTCAATAGAATTTACGAGGTTTTTTACCATATGACCACCTGAAAAGTAAATTAAACAAAAATAAAAAGATTATCGTTTTTTTCTAGCAATTTCTTTACTTAATTTTTCGCCAGTATCATTCAACCTGCTTGCAACACTTCTTGGAACGTTGCCCTTTTCAGACAGTATTTTTCCAATTGTTCCAGATAATAAAAAAATAGCAAAGGTATGTTCTGATTTGGTTCTGTGAATGTGGTGAGGCCTTATATTTAAATCATCATATTCTTTAAACGATTCTTCAAGTTCGATTCCAAATTTTCTTGCCAAATCTTTTCTCATATAAACCAAAAGCTGGTGTAATTGGATGAGTTCATCCTTATGCATTTAATCACCTTTAAATTTAAAAGAAATTGTTATTTAAGCTACAATTTCGTCAAATGAAAATAATCGAAGGTTTACGGGTTTTTTAGTAACATTTATTTCTTTTCCAACAATTATCGGGGTTTTATCATAAAGTAAATCCACAATTTTTTGACTTATCGGCATATCTGCTGCAAAGAAGTCCATTTTTTTGATTTCATGGATATTTGTTAGAAATTCTTTGAATGTATTCGTTTTTTCGGTTCCATCAACAACAAACTTGACGTTGCCTGTATTTTTAATGCTATCCACTATTTCTTTAACTCCGCTGAACTTTTTTTCAGATTGAGTTTCGTTTGTAGCATCAACATCTATAATTTCAGTTTCGGCTTTTTTTACAGACTCTACTATAATTGTTTCTTCTTCAATTGCGT
Encoded proteins:
- a CDS encoding UPF0058 family protein — protein: MHKDELIQLHQLLVYMRKDLARKFGIELEESFKEYDDLNIRPHHIHRTKSEHTFAIFLLSGTIGKILSEKGNVPRSVASRLNDTGEKLSKEIARKKR